TCTGTATCGATAAATATCTATATAGATAGAGTACAATATAGATATCTCGCGTCAAGGACAATCCGCACCATGCAGAAACCGGACAGCCTGTTTGAGAGCTCGCTGCAGGAGGCGCTTAATGCGCTTTCAAACCGTCACCGCCTGACCATACTGATCTGGCTAACCGAACCGAAAAAGCACTTCCCGCCGCAGCGGGACGGTGACCTGGTGAAGGACGGCGTCTGCGTCGGTTTCATCACGGAGAAGATCGGCTTGAGTCAGCCCACCGTGACCACGCATATGCAGGCGCTGGCGAAAGCAGAACTGGTGACCTCGAAGA
The sequence above is a segment of the Paraburkholderia sp. D15 genome. Coding sequences within it:
- a CDS encoding helix-turn-helix domain-containing protein, whose amino-acid sequence is MQKPDSLFESSLQEALNALSNRHRLTILIWLTEPKKHFPPQRDGDLVKDGVCVGFITEKIGLSQPTVTTHMQALAKAELVTSKKIKNWVYYKPNSVMIERLLNDLNRALRGP